In Candidatus Nitrospira nitrosa, the genomic stretch AATCATAGTCACCCATCGAGACTCCGCCGGACAGTACCAGGATATCGGCAGTCAACCCCTGCGAAATCTTTTCCTTGAGAGCGGCCGGTGTGTCCCGGGCAATGCCGAGCAAGAGCGGAACCCCTCCGGCTTCTTGCACAGCCGACGCGATCCCATAACTATTCGAGTTGATGATCTTCTCGTCACTGAACCGTTCATCCAGATCAGCCAATTCATCGCCGGTCGACAGGATCGCCACCCGCGGGCGCTGATAGGCGAATACCAAGGACTTGGCAAGAATCGCGAGCATCCCCGCCTCACCGGGACGAATTCTGGTCCCCTGTGCGATGATACAGTCGCCTTTCTTCACGTCCTCACCTTGCGGTCTGATATTGGCACCCTTCGGTTCCGGCTTCAACACACGTACCGACGCGGGTGTCGGCTCAGTGTCTTCGACCTTGAGCACCGTATCGGCCCCTCGGGGCATCGGCGCGCCGGTCATGATCCGGATCGCCTGCCCAGGGCCGACTGTTTTCGTCGGCATCGTCCCGGCTGGAACATCTTCGATAATCGAAAGAGTCACCGGCTTCTGGATAGCATGCTCCTGTTTGATATCCTCCCACCTCACCGCAAACCCATCCATGGCTGAGTTGTCCCACGGAGGATTGTCTCGCTCTGCCACGATGTCTTCACCCAGCACACGACCCAAGACATCCAGAATCGAGACCTTTTCAACTCCCAACACCGGTGTCGCATCAAGCACGATCCGTTGCGCTTCATGGAGTTGGGTCAATCCGTTCATGGCATCGGTCGCTTTCACTGGCTGAATCCTCTCATTGGCCCAGCAGTCGGCTTTCCCACTTTCAGGAGCGACGTCCCTTTCTTACAGAACGCTTCGACCTGATTGGCAATCTGGTGATAGGCCTCCGCCGTGGGTGTATCGGAATTGAAGAGCGCGAAGGGTTCCCCGGCATCCGATTGTGTGACCACGTCCGGATCGAGCGGAATTCGTCCCAAGAACGGAACGCCCATATCGCTCGCGGAAGCTTCCCCACCGCCCCTTCTGAACACATCGATATGCGTATGGCAGTGTGGACACTCTAGCCCACTCATGTTTTCCACGATGCCGATGATCGGCACATCACTATCCTTACAAAACGTCACCGATTTTCGCGAATCAAGCAAGGCCACTTCCTGAGGAGTCGTGACAATGACGGCCCCACTGACCTGGCCGAGCAAATCGATCGTGGTGACTGATTCGTTGCCCGTCCCTGGAGGAAGATCGATCAGGAGAAAATTCAGATCTTGCCAATCGACTCCACCCAGAAGCTGATTGATGAATTCATACTTATAGGCATCTCGCCAGATGATGGGATCATCCGAGTTCTGCAACAGAAACGACATGGAGGCAATTTTCAAATTGTACGCCTGAAAAGGAATAATCCCGCCGGAGGTGCTGATCTTGAGCTTCTGTCCTTCGGCTCCGACCATCTTGGGAATATTGGGACCATGGATGTCCATATCGCAAATCCCGACATGCCATCCTTTGAGCGCCAAACTCACCGCAATGTTCGTGGTACAGGTACTCTTCCCCACACCACCCTTGTTGCTCATGATGAGTACCTTGTACTCGATCCGCTCCATTCGCTTGGCTACCAGCCAGCGGCTATGTCCTTCCTTATCCTTTTGACATTGTTCCGTTTCATCACAGATGGCGCAGGCCCACATATAGGTGCAGGCATCTCCGCTTCCACTGGTATTGATCACATTGAGTTCACGTGCCATGGTCTATCTTTCCGGCGAGCAGGCTATCCTGCGCCTGTATATGCTAACGCTGTCGACTGCCGGGAACCCCCACATAATCCTCTCCTGTGGAAGAGTTCGGCACCGCCACGCCGGCAGCACGCCCTCCGACTCCGGACCCCGCCATCGCGACCGTCGGAACTGAAGGCTGGTCGGACTCGGTATCGGCCGTGGGTTTTTTCCCAAAGACTTTCGCTCCAAAAATTCCGACCCAGTAGAGCAGAAACATCGGACCTGCCATCAGCGTTTGATTGAATGGGTCAGGCGTGGGAGTCAGGATCGCCGCGATCACGAACGACCCTAACAGCGCCCACTTCCAATATTGAATCAGGAACGGCGCATCCACCCACCCGAGCTTCGCCATGAGCGTCAGCGCCAACGGCACTTCAAAAATCAGCCCAAACACCATGAGAAACCAGAGGGCGAAGCCGACATATTGCGCAATAGAAATCTGCGGTGCAAATCCCGCGTTGACGCCGTACGAAATCAAAAAATTTAAGGCAAACGGCAGAACGAAAAAAAATGAAAACCCTGCCCCCGCATAAAACGCCGCCGCGCTGACACACACGAACGGCCCGACAAACCGCCGTTCTTGAGCGTGCAGCCCAGGAACCACGAACCGCCAGATCTCGTACAACAGATACGGCATGGCGAGCACAATGGCACACAGGCCAGCTACCTTGACGTTCTGCCAGAGCGCCTCCGCCGGAGCGAGAAACACAAACGGCACGGTCGGGAGATCGGTGGGTTCCCAGGTCAACTGACTGGGAACGAACATGTTCTGAAGCGGAACGCGCAGCCATTTGACTAACGCATCGGCATAGAAGAAGGTCCCCATAAACACGACGGCCAATGCGATCACCGTACGGGTCAGCCGGACCTGGAACTCCACAAGGTGTTCCATGACCGGCATTTTCTTATCCTCCAGCGGCTTGAAAACCGAATCTTGCAGCCACTGGTTCAGTTTGTTCAACACAGAGCCTCGTGCATACGGGAATCCGTTGATCCGACGATCTGCCGATTGAGTTTCTGGCAACCAGCAGCTCGGCGGATCAACATCTACCCCTGTGCGTCTTACTTCGGATTGACCGCCACGAAGAGGCTGTTCCCCTGACGATTGACCAGCAACACCGCGAGCTCGTCTTTTTTAATTTTCTCGGCGGCCTTTTGGTACTCGCTGAGCGTCTTGACGGATTCGTGGTTGACTTCTTGGATGACATCGCCGCGCTGCAAGCCGGCCGCCTCCGCCTGTCCACCAGGCTCCACCGAAGTGACCACCACCCCAGTCGTTTTGGAAGGGATGTTCAATTGACTCATCAACGCATTGTCCAACGCCTGAACACGAAGCGATGCCAACACATTGTCCGGTGGCTTAATCTGCTCTCCCGCTTCCTTCGGCGGCCCCGGCTCCTTCTTCGCCAAGATCTCATCCGAAGGACGCTCCGCCACCTTCACGGCAATGACCTGCTCCTTCCCTTCCCGGACGACCTTCACCTGGGCGTCTTTCCCGACAACGGTTCGAGCAACCAGATTACGCAGTTGACTGACCGTCTGCACCTCTTTCCCATTGAAGGCCACCACCACGTCACCCCGCTTGATTCCGGCGGCATGCGAGGGGCCATTCTCGTTGACGTCGCTGATCAACACGCCTTTTCGCTGATCCGGAAGCTTGAAGGATTTCGCCAAGGCCGGCGTAATCTCCTGAATCGCCACCCCCATCCACCCGCGCACGACTTTCCCCGTCTTTTGGAGGCTATCGACGATATCGAGCGCGATGCTGCTGGGAATCGCAAACCCGATTCCCTCGGATCCGCCCGTTCTCGAGAAAATCGCAGTGTTAATCCCGATCAGATCCCCATTCATATTGATGAGCGCTCCACCAGAATTTCCTGGGTTAATGGCCGCATCGGTCTGGATAAAGTCTTCATAATCGGCAATCCCGACATTGCCACGCCCCAAGGCGCTGATGATGCCGAGCGTCACGGTCGAGCTCAGACCAAAAGGACTCCCGACGGCTAACACCAGATCCCCGACCTCAAGCTTTTCATACTCTGCCCACTTGAGTGACGGGAGATCCTTGGCATCGATCTTCACCACCGCCAGGTCCGTCTTTGGATCGGTCCCGACGACCTTGGCAGAAAACTCCCGCCGATCACTCAACGTCACAGTGATCTGGGTCGCCCCTTCTACAACGTGATTGTTGGTCACGATAAACCCATTGGCATCAAGAATGACCCCGGAACCGGCACTCTGGTCAGGTTTGCCGTGCGGAGCAGGGGGGCCACCATGGGGCGTCGGCGGAGTCGGTGATTCACCTGGCTCTTCCCCAGGAGGTGGGGCTCCGAATGGGTTAGGAGGAACTCCTCCTCGCCTCCGACTCCCTTCTCCTCCGCCGGTGACGGCAATGTTCACGACGGCAGGCGTCGTCTTTTTGACAATCTCCGAGAACCCCTGCGCCCATGCTGGAGGAACCCCTGAAGCCGAGACGGGTGACACGCACCCGCTTCCAAGAAACGCGGACAGGGCCAATCCACAACCGATGAGCATGTTCGTCGTTTGCTGAGTCCACATGAACATATCTAAAGTCCTCCAGGATGTGACTCTTCTTCAAGAGTCCTATTTGGAAATGAGCCTCCGCATCAGTTTAACAATCCATCTTACACTACTCATTTGATCGGCTTCAAAGGAGAAAAGGCCGGACGACAGGAGCGGAACCAGTCCGCCCGGATCGGCAAGCGCATGACAAGTCTCTACCACATCAAACCGTTGTGTTGTAGACCAGGCTTCCTTAAGACCCGTTGCATTCACGTGAGGTTTCCAGTACCGTGACAAATGGGTAGTTTTAATCATACCAGCAGAAGTAGACTCGGCAGTGACCCACGACCACCGACTCAGCAATAGAGGCATTCTAGCAGGCGCTTGGATCGGCGCTGTACTGCTCGTCCTCGCCGGCTGCGCGACACATCTTGAGTTCCCTCCAATGGGGACTCCCCTTTCCGCCAGCGCCAAACTGGAAACGTCATCCGCCCTCAAGGACCTCACGCTTCGCTATACTGATACATGCGGGCAGCTCCAGGAATTTCCGTTAGGGGAGCGCTTGCAAGAAGCCTTACAGGAAGGCCTTCACCGAACCTTTGACCGTGTGGTTTCTGAGGGAGCAGAAAGTGCCGGTCCACCGGACCATGTCGTCCAGGTCGACCTAGTCGACTCGTCATTCGATCTCAATAAAGAGGCACTCTACGACCGTGCCCCGGCCCTGATCCATCTCAACGCGATCGCCCGAATCTATGACCGAACAGGGACGTTGCTCCGGCAAACGGACATTGCCGTGTCCCGCCAGGAACGTCTGCGACTCGAACAGATCTCAAAGAACTGCGATTACATCATTGGTCCGTTCATCCAGGACACCACCATCGACTTTGCAACCAGGGTCGCCCTCACCGCAAAACAAGCTGCCGCGAGCCATGACGCGCTCAGCTCGACCGAGCCGACGGCTCCACCATCGGAAAGCCTCATCGTGCCTCCCACTTTGAGCCCAATACGCCCCGAACAACCAAATGGCTCTGCGGCGTCATCCGCTCTCCGATTCAAGGCGCTGTTACTCGATGAAAACAGCGATCTCATGTTCGAAGGTGGCGAACATATTCGCGTCCGCGTCGACGTCGTCAATACAGGATCAACTCTGGTGGAGAACGCCTCGGTCTCGTTGACAGGAACTCGGCTCACCCTCGAACAGTTTCCCACGACCGTCTTGAGAATTCCGCCTCTGCAACCTGGCCAAACACGATCGTTGGAGTTTGTCGCCACCCTGCCCCTGCTCGCGCAGCCGGAACAGGCTGAGATTCGAGTGATCGTTGAGGAGCGCAGTGGCGCCGCAGCCCCGCCTCAAACCCTGTCCTTCACGATCGCTCCGACGGGAACTAGAGGTGACGATGTCGATCAGGTATCAACCCAAGCATCCACTGTTCAACACCCAGCCATCTCCGTCGTTGCCATCGGCATCAGTTCCACTCTCACGCAACAGATTCCATCACGCACGCATGCGGCGCATGATGCGGAAACGGTCGCTAAGTATTTTCAGACGCTCGGAGGTGTGCCGTCTTCCAATATCGCCCTGTTGACAGACCGCAAGGCCACCTCTGCGCAGATCGAAAAAACCCTGCGCGAATGGCTCCCGACTCGTTCGACGACGGACGGGATCGTGATCATCTACTATTCCGGCCAAGCGATGGTTTCGCCAAGAGGGGAAATCATGCTGGTGCCCTATGACGGGACCAAGACTCCAACCAGTCTGTATCGACTAAGCGCACTGGAGTCAGTCCTTGCGAGACTGCATCCGCAACAGGCTATCTTGATCTTCGACGGGAAAACGTCTCCCATTGTCGACCAGACCAAAACACCCCCCACCCCGCGATGGGACCTGGATGGAGAGAACACGATTCGATTGATCGCCGTCGAGGGGCTCGCAACCGGTATCGAGGATGACGCCCATCGTCACGGTCTCTTTACCTACTACCTGCTGCGCGGCCTGCGCGGGGAAGCAGATACGAATCGAGATGGAAAAGTCACGCTTGGAGAGATGAGCGGATTCGTGCGGCAAAAAGTCGCCTGGGCGTCAAAATCACAGTTTGGGACGACCCAACGTCCTCAGATCATCCCATTGCTCAAAGCGGATGACAAAGCTACTGACCTAGTCCTCACCACACTACCTTCTCTCTCGGCATCAGAAGCACCCTAACAAGCACGATTCACAACAGTTCAGTAATACGCGGTTCACCCCCTCACGTGAGCAATGAAGCCGGCTCTCATACTGCACATCGACGCTGCAAATCCAATGAGCAACTGTTGATCGTTTTCGTCCGGAAAGATTAGGAGGTGTACCGGTTAAAGGCATCCACCCTCATAATACATATCCGGATTGTTTCTGAACCAGATTTGGGCTTCAGTCGCCAGCAAGAGCGCGCATTGTTGCCGTAAATATCCGACAGTCCAGAGTAGACTCTGGACATGGACACAAGAACTCGGATCATTCTTGCAGCGGAACTGGCGACTCAAGGGCTCTCCGTTTCCGCGATCGCGGGCCAACTTGAGCGCCATCGAGAAACCATAGGACTCTGGCTGAAGGCGGTTCGAATCGAAGGACTCTCTGTCTTTCTGGATCGCTATGCTGCGGCCAAGACGGGGCCACGTCCGGCACGACAGGTCCCGGGAGCGGTCAAACGCCTTGTCTGGGCGATTCGCGCCCGTGAATACGACTGCTGTGGGCAGAAGATTCAGTACTTTCTGGCTCATGAACAGCATATCCATCTCTCTGTTCCCAAGATCTATGAAATCTTGGCTGAACGATACGTCTTACGGCCTCGGGGCCGGACCAATCAGCCACGCGGCGTTGTGCCGATTGCCACGGTTCCCCGCGCGGTCATTCAGATGGATACCGTGGTTTTTGGCGAGGTCTTCGCCTTTACCGGGGTGGACATCTATACGAAGGAAGCGGATGTCGTTCTGCGGACCGGACTAACAAGCGAGGATGGGGCCATGTTTTTGCGCACAGCCATGACTCGCCGCTTTACCGGGCCTGTGCAGATCATCCAGACCGATGGGGGCTCAGAGTTCAAAGGCGTGTTTGCCCAACAGGTGCTCCAGTATTGTACACGACATCGCATCGCCCGTCCCTATAAGAAGAACGAGCAGGCGTATATTGAGAGCTTCAATCGAACCCTGCGCAAGGAATGCTTGGGGTGGATCTCCTATCGAGTAGAAGAACTGCCCACACTCCAGGGCGAGGTGCGTGCATTTCTGGACCGGTATCACTATCATCGGCCGCATCTTGGATTCACCCCGATGCGACCGCCGTTATCGCCAAGCCGTGAAGGACCTGACGGACTGTCGGATATTTACGGAGAATAGTGCGGAGCGCCGGCGATCCAGAAGGGACAATATAAGATCTGACCCCCAGGGCTTCACAGCCCTGGTTCCTTAGTTCCTTCGGCGAAACTTGCCGGAACCTGCCATCCTACGCCAAGGCTTCGAAGAGTACTCACTGCGTCTTCCTCTACCGCCATATCCATCCTCCGTAGCAGACGATAGCGAAGGAGGGACAGCGGTAGCTTCCTGCGTAGACAAACGAAACATGAAACGACCATGTGCAGCGTGGTGCTGCACATGTGTCCCATAACGCCTCAACTTTTAAAATAGCGATGTCCAACGAGTTAGACAATGCAACGCATTGATATATCTTGATTTGCTAAAACTAACCTTGGAATTCATGTCCCATTCTTAAGAAGGGATTCACGGGACGCTTCACACAAAGCTACATCCGTACTTCGAATAAGCTCTACTCCTACCTACATCTTTCCAAGGTGGTTTCCATTTTTCTACGACAAGGCACGGTCATTGCCCTGGGGAAGGTCTGATTTATTCGGAGTTTCAACCGCAGACCAGTCGAATCTTCTGTGTTTTGAAACGGGTTGGGCAAAACCAGAGTTCATCAACCTTCCGTGGAGGACCAGGTGAGACGGTACACCGCGACAGCATGGGGATCGCCCCGTTCATTCTACCCAACCGTATTGCCTGTTGCCCCAACGCGAAATCTTCGATGACCCACGTCTAGCGTATCAATTCAATCCTTAATTTCCTCAACTCAGGAGCTGATAATGAGACCATGGAGAAAGATAGGCCTGTCTGCGGGACTCCGTGCCCCGAACGCACTATGCACCACGTTGTGCCAAATGCTGATGCTCTTAGTTTCCTCTCAGTGGTGTCTGGGAGGGTTTACACCCAACTGGGCGTGGGGTGAAGAGAGCAGCGCTCAAACTTCTGCAAACACGGCGTCTTCGAGCGATGCGGCGTATTCCTTCTGGAGGCCCTCCCCGGATTGGAGTACGAGATTTTTCCCGACCCCCCAAGAAATTCAACGGTACCGGAAAAGCTGGAATCCGTTCAGCCATGGGCCGATCTTGACCAACGCGGCTGATGTTTCACCCAAAGGTCAGTTTCTGGCCCAGCTCTATGTCTTCAGCCAGGTCGGGAACTCACAGTATGGCAATAGCGTGACATTGGGACATCACGACTCATCGGTTCACCTCAGGGCAGTCGCCCCCACTTTTTTCTTTGGGTATGGCGTCACGGACAACCTCGAGCTCAATGTTGCGCCCCAACTCTTGTGGTACAACTCCTTTAAAGGCACGGGGCCGTCGTTGGCCGGAGGACAAGGATCCGGACATGCCAACGATATCGGCTTGGGGGACACTACGTTGTTTCTGAAGTGGCGTCTGCGCGTACAGGACCCGGACTCGTGGCATGGCACCTGGACGCTCTACAACGGCATCAGTCTTCCAACGAGTCAGTGGTTCGGCACGGATACGTTCGGCACACATCCCGTTCCCGGTGGATTCGCACCCCTAGGTCGCCTTCCCGCCACCAGATTCGGAGGGCTCGCGTTTACGGAAGGCCTCATGTGGCGAAAGAATATCCAGCCGTTCCGGCTCATGGGAGCCGTGTATTATACCTACACCATCCCCGGCAGCACGGGAGGCCGGACCACGTATAATGGGGATATCATCAATACACGGGCCATCGCAGAATGGATCGTGGACGACAAGCGGGGGTTCGGCTTGGCCCTGGAGTTCCTCTCGATCCATGGCGTGCCCTGGCGGGCGGACGGGCATGGTCTCAATATCAATCCCGCAAGCTATCACCTGATCGGGCTGGAGCCCTCTATTCAGTACACCCTCTTCCACGGCCCTGGTGGGTCGTTGGTGGCCGCTGCAGGATGCTTATTTTCGATCGCTGGGCAGAACGATATCAACGCCATCTACCCCAATATGTCCATTTACTATTACTGGAATAAAGAAGGCACGGCCTTGATGCGCTAGCAGTCACCGAGGCGCCGTTGTCATACTGGAGCCAGTCCGCACTGATTCGCGGACTGGCTCCAGGGCTTCAACGACTGCGGTCTTGATTCATTGAGGTCTAGTCCTGAATCGTGCAAAGCGCAGGAGATGCGGATGCTGCATTGCTGCCTCAATGACCTAGGGTTCTCCACCCACAGAATGGCACGATTCCTTCCCGATTCGCGAGCACCGGACTGCACGGCTCGCTCGATGGCGGTGAGAATCTTGTTACAGGTCAAAGAGTCGAATTCGCGGCTGTAGAATGGCAGAAACCCTCCTTTGCGAATCTCGATCTCCGTGGCCATGAGGTTCTGCTCCCACAGGGACGCCTCACCCATACACGCGCGATCTCACGCATCGCATACCCCGTAATGAATCGCGCTTCCTCATGCGTTGCATGAACATCGCCCCGTGCTGGTCGCCCATCTCGGTTGGAGTGCCTTGCACGATCGTCGAGGTTTGGAATGGCCTAACCACTTAAGAATGATTCAATCTGTGACCGAGAAAAGATGGTCTGGACCGACGTGCGCAACTTTCTGCGGAGGGCTTTGGCTCACGCCCATTTATGCTCGATCTGGTTGAGGTCTGGGCTATAGGGCGGGAGAGACTCCAGCGTATGTCCGTCATGAATCAGTGCGGCTTGTGTGTCCCCCTGCTTATGGAACGTGGCACTATCCATGACAAGGATCGATGCGGGAGGCAGTTTGAGCAGCAGGTCTTGCCCCACCCAGCCAGTATAGAGATCGACATCAACATTGGTATCGAACAGCCCGACGGTCAGCAGCTCCTTCCCAATCAGCGCACCACACTGGCCCTCCCCACATCAAACCGTGTTGCCGCTCCCGTGAGCGTCAGCCCTTCCTTCTTTCGAACGGACAAGACTCTACATTGAAAATCTCATGCATAGGCCATCCCTGTACCATAACCATGATTAATTGGTTTAGCCTTATCCACATACTTCGACTGTCGTAGTTGGCTCTGTGGCATAAACGAGAGGGTGGGAAGCTTCCTCCCCACCCTCTCTTCATCAGCATCGCTGTGAGCACAAGCGAGTGAACGTCTCTGCACACAGGCTGATTCTATTGACCGACGACTTGAAGTTGAATACTCCCGGTTTCCACCAGCGCAGGGTTAATGGTGATCGTGTACGTATCCGTCGTGGCTAGCGTCACCGTATTGAGGTTAAAGCTGGACGCGGAACTCGTCGCCCCCGCTTGCAGGACTCCACTCGGAGTATAGAGGTTCACGGCAACGGTCTCAAACTTATTATTGCTCGCCTTGATTGTGATCTGCTGGTTCGCCGTCCCGCTAAACGTATAGCGACCGCTCTGACCGGCTCGACTGATCATGATCTGTCTCGGTGCGGCATTGATCTTAAGCGAGTCTGACACCTCCGTGGAGAGTGTGAGTGTCATGTTTCCGGTATAGGGTCCACCTGGACGAACCAGCACGGTATAGACACCGGTGGTCGGCAAGGGGTTGGATATTTCAAGCGCACCACCAGCCGTCCCGACGGCCGTAGAAGCCAGTGGGGTTCCATCCTGGCTCAGCAGCGACACGCTGCTCGACGTGAGTCCAACCGCTGTAAGCCCAAGGCTCACCCATTGTCCGGCATTGCCGTTGAACGTGTACCGTGCCGTTTTACCTGGTTTGTTCAGGCTCACGGTCACTGGCACCCCATCGAGCGCAATCGTGCCGGAGACGGGTGACGACAGCGCGAGGGTCATACTACCGGTGTTATTCCCCACCGGATCCACTACAACGGTGTAGATGCCGGTTTCCGGCAAAGCCGTGCTTGGGTCGAGGCTACCACCACTGGCCCCAATCGTCGTCGAGGCGAACGTGCTGCCATCCGGCTTCAGCATCGAGAGCGTACTGGAGGCAATCGAGACCCCCGTGAGACCAAGGTTGACCCATTGACCTGCCGTCCCGTTAAACGTGTAGAGCGCGCGTTGACCTGGTACCGTCAAGGTCGTGGTTGCAACCACTTGGTCCACCATCATGGTGCCGGTAAGATCCGGTGCGTTGTAGAGTGCGAGTTTCGCACTGCCGGTGTAATTCAGTTCAGGATCGATCAACACGGCATAGGTCCCGGACGCTGGAAGAATTTGAGCGTCCGCCACCGCACCAGCATACGCAAACGAGGTGGGTTTGCCCAAGGGAGTGCCGTCTGGCTTCAGGATGGAGACATACCCGCTTCTGATCGTCACATCACTCAACTGCAGGCTGACCGCTTGGCCGCTGTTCCCTGAGAAGGTATAGCGCGCGTTTTGCCCGGCGCGCCCAATGCCAACTGGTACTGCTGAACCCTGAGGGACAATCGCGCCCTCCAGTTCATTTGAAACGGTGATTGTGAAGCTTCCCGTATAGGTGCTGAGGGGGTCGAAGAAAATCGTATAGGCCCCGGTCACCGGTAGCTCCATCAGATCCACACTGCTGCCATTCATTTCGCTGGATGAGATGGTTGCTCCGGAGTCGGCGGTGAATTGGTACGCGGTCGCAGATGTCTGGACCTGCGTCTGTGAGGAAAGTGGCCGATTGCCCATGGTCGCATAGTAATTCTTGACTGCGGTCGGCTGTCTGGCGATCAACCCACCATCCGGCCCATAGACCGACACTTGGAACTGCGTAAGACTGACCGCGCTAAAACCGAGATTGATGCGTTGCCCAGCCGTCCCCTGAAAAGTCATTGCCCCATTCTTGTTCGGCGTGGCAATCTTGACCGTCACGGGATCCCCTCCGACGGTGACGTGCCCATTGTATTCAAGGTCTGCCGCCACGATCCCTGGTGGGAGGTCACCCTCCCCTGCATGACTTGTTTCTGTGCCGACACTGAACGTCATTCCCGCTGATACAAGCGCGAGCGATGCTGCTACGACTGCTACTCGGCACTTCACCCATGGACATAGGCTGTGCATAGTCGCCCTCCTCATAGTTCAAAATAAGAACACTGATGGTTCGCTGTAATATAGGTCATCGCGTGCGAGCTTTTAAGGCGATTCTAGCTCGTCCGGCGGACTGTACCCCTTTTTGTATGCAAGGCGCAATCCCCCCAAGCCTTCCAACATCACTATTCCCCACCCTCAAACGAGGGGATCGCGGCACAGAACGTCCAGTATCTGGATTGTGGTAGCAACTGGCGTGGCGAAGCGAAGAACGTATGACCTGGGTCGGAAAGGCGTCATGAACCACGTGGACCATTCGTGCCTCCAGATAGGCCAACACGCAAAAAGAGAGGGTGAGGAGTTCCCTCCCCACCCTCTCTTTTTCTTAGTTCTCTTATGAACTTACGAGGATCAGCCGAGCAAGTCGTTACTCGCTCTTGCAGAAGCTCCGCTCATAATTGATGATGTTCCAAGCTTCTTCTTCGGTGATCGCTGCCGGGACCAAGGATACCATTCCAGTCCCAGGGCTGCCGTTCTTGATGACCCACATAAGCTCGCCATCTTTCCGCTTCTTGTGGAACTTGCAGTTGGTAAAATCGCGTGGGCTTGGATTCAGGATCTTGCCCGCTTCTCCCTGGCCATCGCCGGCCTTGCCATGGCAATTGAAGCAGGTACCTTTCCCTTCATACAATGCCTTGCCCTTGGCGATGCTTTCAGGCGAGGTGGCGATCGGATTCTTCAGTGCCTTTGCATCCGCCATCTGATCCGGCGGAACGCGAGGCTTGGTTGGATCCTTTTCTTCAGCTCCCACCACCGAGACCGAGAGAAACATCACTGCTGCGGTAATTCCCAAAAACTTGGACAGATACCCCATCACATGTCCTCCTTAGATTATGTTAAACCCACCCAGCCTGTATCGAGCGTCAGGCCGCCGACTCATCATCGCTACCTTCAACAGCCAGTTAAACGCTCGAACTATACCAACCAGTCTAAATTTCTGTCAAGAAAACATCCCTCGGCACCGCCTGTTACTTATTTCATGATCCCATGTCGAAGGACATCAAA encodes the following:
- a CDS encoding molybdopterin molybdotransferase MoeA, with translation MKATDAMNGLTQLHEAQRIVLDATPVLGVEKVSILDVLGRVLGEDIVAERDNPPWDNSAMDGFAVRWEDIKQEHAIQKPVTLSIIEDVPAGTMPTKTVGPGQAIRIMTGAPMPRGADTVLKVEDTEPTPASVRVLKPEPKGANIRPQGEDVKKGDCIIAQGTRIRPGEAGMLAILAKSLVFAYQRPRVAILSTGDELADLDERFSDEKIINSNSYGIASAVQEAGGVPLLLGIARDTPAALKEKISQGLTADILVLSGGVSMGDYDFTKAVFRELGAEMNFWKLAIRPGQPLAFGLIQGKLAFGLPGNPVSSMVTFEQLVRPALLKMSGCRTYGRPVLQAIFQGTFSKRTDRRHFLRGILTREDGLFKVRTTGDQGSGILTSMVKANCLIDVPVEVERVNPGDEVTVQLLSGEAWLSKAEHGHSVVHRPSCCE
- the tatC gene encoding twin-arginine translocase subunit TatC; this translates as MLNKLNQWLQDSVFKPLEDKKMPVMEHLVEFQVRLTRTVIALAVVFMGTFFYADALVKWLRVPLQNMFVPSQLTWEPTDLPTVPFVFLAPAEALWQNVKVAGLCAIVLAMPYLLYEIWRFVVPGLHAQERRFVGPFVCVSAAAFYAGAGFSFFFVLPFALNFLISYGVNAGFAPQISIAQYVGFALWFLMVFGLIFEVPLALTLMAKLGWVDAPFLIQYWKWALLGSFVIAAILTPTPDPFNQTLMAGPMFLLYWVGIFGAKVFGKKPTADTESDQPSVPTVAMAGSGVGGRAAGVAVPNSSTGEDYVGVPGSRQR
- a CDS encoding caspase family protein; protein product: MTHDHRLSNRGILAGAWIGAVLLVLAGCATHLEFPPMGTPLSASAKLETSSALKDLTLRYTDTCGQLQEFPLGERLQEALQEGLHRTFDRVVSEGAESAGPPDHVVQVDLVDSSFDLNKEALYDRAPALIHLNAIARIYDRTGTLLRQTDIAVSRQERLRLEQISKNCDYIIGPFIQDTTIDFATRVALTAKQAAASHDALSSTEPTAPPSESLIVPPTLSPIRPEQPNGSAASSALRFKALLLDENSDLMFEGGEHIRVRVDVVNTGSTLVENASVSLTGTRLTLEQFPTTVLRIPPLQPGQTRSLEFVATLPLLAQPEQAEIRVIVEERSGAAAPPQTLSFTIAPTGTRGDDVDQVSTQASTVQHPAISVVAIGISSTLTQQIPSRTHAAHDAETVAKYFQTLGGVPSSNIALLTDRKATSAQIEKTLREWLPTRSTTDGIVIIYYSGQAMVSPRGEIMLVPYDGTKTPTSLYRLSALESVLARLHPQQAILIFDGKTSPIVDQTKTPPTPRWDLDGENTIRLIAVEGLATGIEDDAHRHGLFTYYLLRGLRGEADTNRDGKVTLGEMSGFVRQKVAWASKSQFGTTQRPQIIPLLKADDKATDLVLTTLPSLSASEAP
- a CDS encoding Do family serine endopeptidase; the encoded protein is MFMWTQQTTNMLIGCGLALSAFLGSGCVSPVSASGVPPAWAQGFSEIVKKTTPAVVNIAVTGGGEGSRRRGGVPPNPFGAPPPGEEPGESPTPPTPHGGPPAPHGKPDQSAGSGVILDANGFIVTNNHVVEGATQITVTLSDRREFSAKVVGTDPKTDLAVVKIDAKDLPSLKWAEYEKLEVGDLVLAVGSPFGLSSTVTLGIISALGRGNVGIADYEDFIQTDAAINPGNSGGALINMNGDLIGINTAIFSRTGGSEGIGFAIPSSIALDIVDSLQKTGKVVRGWMGVAIQEITPALAKSFKLPDQRKGVLISDVNENGPSHAAGIKRGDVVVAFNGKEVQTVSQLRNLVARTVVGKDAQVKVVREGKEQVIAVKVAERPSDEILAKKEPGPPKEAGEQIKPPDNVLASLRVQALDNALMSQLNIPSKTTGVVVTSVEPGGQAEAAGLQRGDVIQEVNHESVKTLSEYQKAAEKIKKDELAVLLVNRQGNSLFVAVNPK
- a CDS encoding Mrp/NBP35 family ATP-binding protein: MARELNVINTSGSGDACTYMWACAICDETEQCQKDKEGHSRWLVAKRMERIEYKVLIMSNKGGVGKSTCTTNIAVSLALKGWHVGICDMDIHGPNIPKMVGAEGQKLKISTSGGIIPFQAYNLKIASMSFLLQNSDDPIIWRDAYKYEFINQLLGGVDWQDLNFLLIDLPPGTGNESVTTIDLLGQVSGAVIVTTPQEVALLDSRKSVTFCKDSDVPIIGIVENMSGLECPHCHTHIDVFRRGGGEASASDMGVPFLGRIPLDPDVVTQSDAGEPFALFNSDTPTAEAYHQIANQVEAFCKKGTSLLKVGKPTAGPMRGFSQ